The following proteins are co-located in the Penaeus monodon isolate SGIC_2016 chromosome 10, NSTDA_Pmon_1, whole genome shotgun sequence genome:
- the LOC119577569 gene encoding soluble scavenger receptor cysteine-rich domain-containing protein SSC5D-like produces MEQQQQQQKHQQHQQHQGQPSRITTPYLSPPQLPPKSVVTTNKSPHNPHDLRHPTTLTHSYSPHPLRNPHYTCNIHYPTTLTHSYNPRYLHNPFHLTTFTLFTFIHILTTTHPHNHQSSQPSHIITTLTLPHSHNSHTSSQPPHLHNYHTSSQASHILTTVIHPHNPHTSSSSQPPYILTIPTTPTSSQPPHPHNPHTSSQPPHPHNPHTSL; encoded by the exons ATGGAG caacaacaacaacagcagaaacaCCAACAACATCAGCAGCACCAGGGACAACCCAGCCGCATCACAACACCCTACCTATCACCTCCACAGCTCCCCCCGAAATCGGTCGTCACAACCAACAAATCACCTCACAATCCTCACGACCTTCGTCATCCTACAACCCTGACACACTCTTACAGCCCACATCCTCTTCGCAACCCTCACTATACATGCAACATTCACTATCCTACAACTCTGACACATTCTTACAACCCTCGCTATCTTCACAACCCTTTCCATCTCACAACCTTCACCCTCTTCACATTCATTCACATCCTCACAACCACACATCCTCACAACCACCAATCCTCACAACCCTCACACATCATAACAACCCTCACACTTCCTCATTCTCACAACTCTCACACATCTTCACAACCCCCACATCTTCATAACTATCACACATCTTCACAAGCCTCACATATCCTCACAACCGTCATCCATCCTCACAACCCTCACACATCTTCATCCTCACAACCCCCATATATCCTTACaatccccacaacccccacatccTCACAACCCCCACATCCTCACAACCCCCACACATCCTCACAACCCCCACATCCTCACAACCCTCACACATCCTTATAA